One Rhizoctonia solani chromosome 1, complete sequence DNA window includes the following coding sequences:
- a CDS encoding mitochondrial carrier protein: MATQSAAQHLISGAMSGLASSVVLQPLDLVKTQLQRGGNGKGIAGILGIAKNTVDKKGITGLWRGLTPTVARSVPGVAIYFYALQSVRGRLVKFPSLAAPSSTANEKGSALPKLRPEANLASGACTRVAVGFLLSPLAVLKESGAFEYTSIPQGLRSLVQTSGIRGLWQGFLPSVFRDAPYAGLFVASYEAAKNHGEKLFDTSVPSTAAVVHSGAGMFAGSFATFMTHPLTWSSMQVRSEPEFNSFRGTFSAILRESGLLGFYSGMSLRMTRKMCSSAIGWTVYEGMLLAFKKRDELLRQRERHESVTTITA; the protein is encoded by the exons ATGGCAACCCAAAGCGCTGCTCAGCATCTTATCTCGG GTGCCATGTCGGGGCTGGCCTCATCGGTCGTGCTCCAGCCATTGGACCTGGTCAAGACTCAGCTGCAAAGAGGAGGGAATGGAAA GGGCATAGCTGGGATACTCGGGATCGCGAAGAATACTGTGGACAAGAAAGGTATTACTGGACTTTGGAGAGGTTTGACACCTACAGTTGCGAG ATCCGTTCCTGGGGTAGCAATTTACTTTTATGCACTTCAGTCCGTAAGGGGCCGACTTGTAAAATTTCCTTCGCTTGCAGCACCTAGTTCAACAGCAAATGAAAAAGGTTCTGCACTCCCGAAACTTAGACCTGAAGCCAACCTAGCCTCTGGCGCGTGCACCCGTGTCGCGGTCGGATTTCTATTGAGCCCACTGGCAGTTTTGAAGGAG AGTGGTGCATTCGAATATACTTCGATTCCTCAAGGTCTAAGATCATTGGTGCAAACATCCGGTATACGAGGTCTTTGGCAAGGGTTCCTCCCGTCGGTGTTCCGGGATGCACCATATGCGGGCCTATTTGTGGCATCTTACGAGGCTGCCAAAAATCATGGAG AAAAATTGTTCGATACTAGCGTGCCTTCCACGGCTGCAGTTGTCCACAGCGGTGCAG GCATGTTTGCAGGGTCATTCGCCACCTTCATGACTCATCCGTTGACATGGTCAAG CATGCAAGTGCGTTCCGAGCCCGAATTCAACTCTTTTCGCGGCACCTTTTCTGCTATATTACGG GAATCGGGTCTGCTAGGATTTTATAGCGGCATGTCTCTTCGTATGACACGCAAGATGTGCAGCTCTGCGATCGGGTGGACTGTTTACGAGGGAATGCTATTGGCATTTAAGAAGCGAGACGAGCTATTGAGACAACGAGAGAGGCATGAATCGGTTACTACGATCACTGCTTAA
- a CDS encoding alanyl-tRNA synthetase, with protein sequence MPAARVNIWDLVNAPIKKGLLTETNTSSQRQSLATLKPGCPTFTSKRSVLEVLQPEVIYFPRTESERASFRTKDGKKVTPHQWAVYDYILDIPKGSVTTYKVCFNNLEPLRLWTHQPGMLSVCAMAWAKAALAQKNKEKESQAHPALIGEKTLWEIECEDSVLFPEGGGQPTDHGTITTIEGPNDPIPISTVHRHGLRAVIFSPRPIAPGTTVVQRVDARRRMDHMQQHTGQHLLSAIMDTYPGLETLAWSMGASIVGDNLTDDGRIPNMNYVELGRKPSEAEISEIQERCNQLVMQNRPITITPRKTQYKTGCLRTTIKRMESCCGTHLSQTSHIGPILLHHTQPIRGTNTRLFFSCGSRAIALATSSLQATRSLSATLSAGPTPSELSARATQVTNSLRDAIRAKRKLEAEIAGYIAMWLGFSNGDRGGDSSRESTRGIILAAGSGTEGGPVLIIGSDTDRVQLLASKALAQIKALKGGGRVSSGRARFKSGKRVAWMFLRKSQMNV encoded by the exons ATGCCAGCTGCCAGAGTAAACATCTGGGATCTTGTTAACGCCCCTATTAAAAAGGGCCTTCTGACTGAAACTAATACCAGCTCTCAGCGGCAGTCACTTGCCACATTGAAACCAGGCTGCCCTACATTCACCTCAAAGAGATCTGTGCTTGAAGTGCTTCAACCCG AGGTTATATATTTCCCTCGCACTGAGTCTGAAAGGGCCAGCTTTCGAACCAAGGATGGCAAG AAAGTTACCCCTCATCAATGGGCAGTATACGATTATATCCTTGATATTCCGAAAGGGAGTGTAACTACATACAAGGTCTGTTTCAATAATCTAGAGCCCCTGAGACTTTGGACCCACCAACCTGGCATGCTCAGCGTGTGTGCGATGGCTTGGGCCAAGGCAGCCCTCGCTCAG AAGAATAAGGAAAAGGAATCCCAAGCTCACCCAGCGTTGATCGGGGAGAAAACGCTTTGGGAGATAGAATGCGAAGATTCAGTCTTGTTTCCAGAAG GCGGCGGACAGCCAACAGACCACGGTACAATTACCACCATCGAAGGACCCAACGACCCTATTCCCATCTCCACAGTTCACAGACATGGTCTTCGAGCAGTCATCTTCTCACCGCGCCCAATTGCGCCAGGTACAACCGTAGTACAGCGTGTGGACGCCCGTAGACGAATGGATCACATGCAGCAGCACACAGGGCAGCATCTCTTATCTGCGATTATGGACACCTACCCCGGGCTGGAGACGTTGGCCTGGAGTATGGGAGCGAGTATTGTTGGTGATAATCTGACCGATGACGGAAGGATTCCGAACATGAACTATGTAGAACTAGGACGAAAGCCCTCTGAGGCCGAGATTTCCGAAATCCAAGAGAGGTGCAATCAGCTTGTTATGCAAAACAGACCGATCACTATCACACCCCGAAAGACGCAATACAAGACTGGCTGCCTTCGGACTACGATAAAGAGAATGGAATC TTGTTGCGGGACCCATTTATCGCAAACATCGCATATTGGTCCAATTCTACTTCACCACACTCAACCGATTCGCGGCACAAACACGAGGCTATTTTTCTCTTGTGGTTCTCGGGCAATTGCACTAGCAACATCATCTCTCCAGGCCACCCGCTCTCTTTCGGCCACGCTTTCTGCAGGGCCTACTCCATCCGAACTCAGTGCTCGGGCCACACAAGTAACCAATTCCCTTCGGGATGCCATCCGTGCTAAGCGCAAGCTTGAGGCAGAGATCGCTGGGTACATAGCT ATGTGGCTTGGATTTTCTAATGGAGATCGCGGCGGCGATTCCTCCCGAGAATCTACCCGCGGCATTATACTCGCCGCGGGATCCGGAACCGAAGGTGGCCCTGTCCTTATCATTGGGAGCGACACGGACCGAGTACAACTCCTCGCGTCCAAAGCGCTCGCGCAGATTAAAGCCCTAAAGGGAGGGGGAAGGGTGTCAAGTGGCAGGGCAAGGTTCAAGTCTGGGAAAAGGGTAGCTTGGATGTTCTTGAGAAAGTCGCAAATGAATGTCTAA
- a CDS encoding carbohydrate esterase family 10 protein encodes MAMMSTLRYPDVERKEHQDTYASKKQGSVVVSDYYRWLEGKGPEVDTFVQHLLAKDGTAALSTSAFSKTGKYFAYGISLSGSDFFTIYVRETSVPFPSPQFSGETRPGGAGRMDDEIKYVKFSSIVWSPNDEGFFYQRYPTRVSHAEAVDAAGTEIEEDKFAKLIIINSELPKVTSPDGRYLILYVSRDTARQNLLWVTDLEDPSNPIGPNMKWIKLIDDWEASYSVLANDGPRFYIKTNKDAPNYRVTTIDISNEERVKNRSFVPFIDEDPKAPIEQIKPINQDTWAIVYSRDVKDELYLFNKEGKQVKRLAADHIGVLSISGRRDFHRLFVTASGFTNPGVVYYYDFENKVEYPHEPGFVAVSHTDGMQTPMPRNDAEPVAEQIKYKSKDGTLVPMFIVSHKDAKRDGTAPAIQYGYGGFSISISPFFSAAMLTVLKSYGGVLAVPNIRGGAEYGETWHLAGTRENKVNVFDDFIAATQYLVDNKYAGPGKVIINGGSNGGLLVAACVNRAPEHTFGAAIAEVGVLDYLRFPQFTIGKAWTSDYGDPSNPEDFDFMYPISPYHNVDRGDKVLPPTLLLTADHDDRVVPLHSFKHIAELQYRKPTNPHPLLIRIDVKSGHGAGKSTEKRIVEAADKWSFAAHAMGLKFRHTA; translated from the exons ATGGCTATGATGAGCACACTTCGCTATCCCGACGTCGAGCGAAAGGAACACCAAGACACATATGCCAGCAAGAAACAAGGCTCTGTCGTTGTCTCAGACTACTACCGCTGGTTAGAAGGCAAGGGTCCCGAAGTTGATACATTCGTTCAAC ACTTGCTCGCCAAGGACGGCACCGCGGCTTTGTCTACGTCTGCCTTTTCGAAAACTGGCAAATACTTTGCGTATGGCATCAGTCTCTCAGGATCAGATTTTTTCACCATCTACGTGAGAGAAACCTCAGTCCCATTCCCGAGCCCCCAGTTCTCGGGAGAAACGCGCCCTGGTGGCGCCGGACGCATGGACGACGAGATCAAATACGTCAAGTTCTCAAGCATAGTATGGTCACCCAACGACGAGGGATTCTTTTACCAG AGGTACCCAACCAGGGTCTCACATGCTGAGGCTGTAGATGCCGCTGGGACCGAGATAGAGGAAGACAAATTTGCCAAACTTATTATCATAAACTCGGAACTTCCCAAG GTAACATCACCCGATGGCCGGTACTTGATATTATATGTCAGCCGAGACACTGCCAGA CAAAATCTGCTTTGGGTTACCGATTTGGAAGACCCAAGTAATCCAATCGGCCCCAACATGAAATGGATAAAGTTGATAGACGACTGGGAAGCTTCGTACAGCGT GTTAGCAAATGACGGCCCTAGGTTTTACATCAAGACCAACAAGGATGCACCCAACTATCGAGTGACGACAATCGACATCTCCAATGAGGAGCGCGTGAAAAACCGGTCCTTCGTTCCGTTTATCGACGAAGACCCGAAAGCACCGATTGAACAGATAAAGCCTATCAACCAAGATACTTGGGCTATTGTCTACTCTCGAGACGTCAAGGACGAACTATACCTATTCAACAAGGAAGGCAAACAGGTCAAACGATTGGCAGCCGACCATATTGGGGTTCTCAGCATTTCCGGTCGGCGAGATTTTCATCGACTCTTTGTGACCGCTTCTGGGTTTACCAACCCGGGAGTTGTCTACTATTACGACTTTGAGAACAAGGTCGAATATCCCCATGAACCTGGATTTGTAGCCGTCTCGCATACCGATGGGATGCAAACCCCTATGCCTCGAAATGATGCCGAGCCCGTCG CGGAACAGATTAAATACAAGAGCAAGGATGGAACACTAGTGCCCATGTTCATCGTTAGCCACAAGGACGCCAAAAGGGATGGAACTGCTCCTGCTATTCAATATG GCTATGGTGGATTCAGTATCTCAATCTCGCCATTTTTCAGCGCTGCAATGTTGACTGTCCTCAAGTCATATGGTGGCGTCCTTGCGGTGCCAAACATCCGCGGGGGTGCGGAATATGGTGAAACTTGGCACTTGGCCGGCACACGCGAAAACAAGGTTAATGTGTTTGATGATTTCATTGCCGCGAC ACAATATCTGGTCGACAACAAGTATGCCGGACCGGGAAAGGTTATCATCAATGGCGGCTCCAACGGAG GTCTCTTGGTGGCCGCATGCGTTAATCGGGCACCTGAGCATACTTTCGGAGCAGCGATAGCCGAAGTTGGTGTCCTAGATTACCTTCGA TTCCCACAATTTACCATCGGAAAGGCTTGGAC ATCCGACTATGGCGATCCTTCGAACCCGGAGGATTTCGACTTCATGTACCCGATATCGCCCTACCATAATGTTGATAGGGGCGACAAAGTATTACCACCGACATTGTTGCTCACAGCTGATC ATGACGATCGTGTGGTGCCCCTTCACTCCTTTAAACATATTGCCGAACTTCAGTATCGGAAGCCAACCAACCCCCATCCTCTATTGATTCGCATAGACGTAAAGAGTGGTCACGGTGCTGGTAAAAGCACCGAAAAAAG GATTGTTGAAGCAGCAGACAAATGGTCCTTTGCTGCTCACGCAATGGGTCTCAAGTTTAGGCACACCGCATGA